From Chromatiales bacterium, one genomic window encodes:
- a CDS encoding cytochrome c family protein, with product MTACGQQVNSAPAAGNSAAPAAAAAATDSYDINALLATADPAKGQIVFLQCRACHSLEAAGPNKVGPNLHGVIGRKAGLAPGFAYSDPMTASEVVWSAETLDKFLLRPSDFIPGTRMVFVGLRKPEDRASVIAYLQQETGAAE from the coding sequence ATGACGGCCTGCGGTCAGCAGGTCAACAGTGCGCCGGCCGCAGGCAACAGCGCCGCACCGGCGGCAGCCGCGGCTGCAACGGACAGCTACGACATCAACGCTCTGCTCGCCACTGCGGACCCGGCCAAGGGGCAGATCGTATTTCTGCAGTGCCGCGCCTGCCATAGCCTGGAGGCCGCCGGGCCGAACAAGGTCGGCCCCAACCTGCATGGTGTCATCGGCCGCAAGGCGGGACTTGCGCCGGGCTTTGCCTACTCTGATCCGATGACTGCCTCGGAGGTGGTCTGGTCTGCCGAGACGCTGGACAAGTTCCTGCTCCGGCCCAGCGATTTCATCCCCGGCACGCGCATGGTCTTTGTCGGCCTGCGCAAGCCCGAGGATCGCGCCAGCGTGATCGCATACCTGCAGCAGGAAACCGGCGCTGCGGAGTAG
- a CDS encoding (2Fe-2S)-binding protein has product MIRFTLNDAAVEVDVPDAMPLLWVLRDTLGLTGTKYGCGIALCGACTIHIDGVAARCCVLPVAAVAGKSVTTIEGLGNADLLHPVQQAWVDEQVPQCGYCQPGMVMAVSAFLKTTPDPDDAAIDQSITNICRCGTYPRIRKAIHRAAGLMRDNGAAPDSTS; this is encoded by the coding sequence ATGATCAGGTTCACGCTCAACGATGCCGCCGTCGAGGTCGATGTCCCCGACGCAATGCCGTTGCTGTGGGTGTTGCGCGATACGCTCGGCCTGACCGGCACCAAGTACGGCTGCGGCATTGCGCTGTGTGGCGCATGCACCATCCACATCGACGGTGTCGCGGCACGTTGCTGTGTGCTGCCGGTCGCTGCGGTGGCGGGCAAGTCGGTCACCACGATCGAGGGGCTGGGCAATGCTGATCTTCTGCATCCGGTTCAGCAGGCTTGGGTCGATGAGCAGGTTCCCCAATGCGGCTACTGCCAGCCGGGCATGGTCATGGCCGTCAGCGCTTTCCTGAAAACCACACCTGATCCTGACGATGCGGCCATCGATCAGTCGATTACCAATATCTGCCGATGCGGAACCTATCCGCGCATCCGCAAGGCCATTCATCGCGCAGCAGGTCTGATGCGCGATAATGGCGCCGCACCCGATTCAACAAGCTGA
- the phoR gene encoding phosphate regulon sensor histidine kinase PhoR → MPRIWTWTLFRLGFALLAGALIGLIYDSPVLGMLIVALAALGWHLYNLYRLERWLATGSIADIPDGEGAWPPVFARIQFIKTKAKRRGKRFRRLVKELRASTEAFPDGGVILNAQHEILNYNSAARQLLGLKARGDRGQRIENLLRHPDFIAYLRSPAERPVVEIPAPAGGDTWLSCRLIPYGPNQTLLLIRDISQRVRIERVRRDFVANASHELRTPLTVIMGYLDALGDDPEKPSAWRQPVRVMQEQVQRMFRLVEDLLQLSKLESGQSVARDRVVSVSGLIELARRDAQSLPGFCGQIDVQLNSAVNVLGEESELQSVVSNLVANAVRYTPAEGRITISWNVDREGGHLAVVDTGIGMSEADIPRVTERFYRADGGRARQSGGTGLGLSIVKYALRRHDAELEIRSRLGQGSSFICHFPRDRLALS, encoded by the coding sequence ATGCCCAGAATCTGGACCTGGACGCTCTTCCGGCTGGGCTTTGCGCTGCTCGCCGGTGCTCTGATCGGTCTGATCTACGACAGTCCGGTGCTGGGCATGCTGATCGTGGCACTCGCCGCCCTGGGCTGGCATCTCTACAACCTCTATCGGCTGGAGCGCTGGCTGGCGACCGGTTCGATAGCCGATATTCCTGACGGCGAAGGGGCCTGGCCGCCGGTTTTTGCCAGGATCCAGTTCATCAAGACCAAGGCAAAGCGGCGTGGCAAGCGGTTCCGCCGGCTGGTCAAGGAGTTGAGGGCCTCCACAGAGGCGTTTCCCGACGGTGGTGTGATACTCAACGCACAGCATGAAATCCTGAACTACAACTCGGCCGCGAGGCAGTTGCTGGGTCTCAAGGCGCGCGGGGATCGTGGCCAGCGCATCGAGAACCTGCTGCGGCACCCGGATTTCATCGCCTACCTGCGCAGTCCTGCCGAGCGCCCGGTCGTGGAGATTCCCGCGCCGGCGGGTGGCGATACCTGGTTGTCCTGCCGTTTGATTCCCTATGGGCCCAACCAGACCTTGTTGCTGATCCGGGATATCAGTCAGCGGGTGAGGATCGAGCGCGTGCGGCGGGATTTCGTTGCCAACGCATCGCATGAGCTGCGTACCCCGCTGACCGTGATAATGGGCTACCTTGATGCGCTGGGTGATGACCCGGAGAAGCCCTCTGCCTGGCGGCAGCCGGTACGGGTAATGCAGGAGCAGGTGCAGCGCATGTTCCGGCTGGTCGAGGACCTGTTGCAGCTGTCGAAGCTCGAATCCGGGCAATCGGTGGCCAGGGACCGGGTGGTGAGTGTGTCCGGGCTGATCGAGCTGGCCCGGCGCGATGCGCAAAGTCTGCCGGGCTTTTGCGGACAGATCGACGTGCAGCTCAACAGTGCCGTCAATGTCCTTGGCGAGGAGTCCGAGCTTCAGTCCGTGGTGTCGAACCTGGTGGCCAATGCGGTGCGCTACACGCCGGCGGAGGGCAGGATTACCATCAGCTGGAATGTCGATCGCGAGGGCGGCCACCTGGCTGTCGTGGACACCGGTATCGGCATGTCCGAGGCGGATATTCCGCGGGTTACCGAGCGATTTTACCGGGCCGACGGAGGCCGCGCACGGCAGAGTGGCGGCACCGGTCTTGGCCTGTCGATCGTCAAGTACGCGCTGCGCAGGCACGATGCGGAACTGGAGATCCGCAGCCGGCTTGGTCAGGGCAGCAGCTTCATCTGTCACTTTCCCCGGGACCGGCTCGCGCTGTCCTGA
- a CDS encoding PstS family phosphate ABC transporter substrate-binding protein produces MKRSLKALTLLVSGAITATAPGVAWSQAARSYISIVGSSTVYPFATVVAERFGGTGKYKTPKVESTGSGGGIKLFCGGVGVQYPDIANSSRAIKPAELKDCVAHGVKDVIEVKIGYDGIVLAESVAAPGLNLTMRDIWLALAKQVPDPKGKQTLVANPYKTWKDLNPQLPAEVIEVLGPPPTSGTRDAFVELAMEGGCKSFPWIKAIKEQDENRFKQICHTMREDGRFIEAGENDNLIVQKLKANRNAVGIFGYSFLEQNSDSVKGSLVDGVAPTFENIASGTYPVSRPLFFYVKKAHIGSIPGIAEYLREFTSLKAMGEEGYLADRGLVPLSPAEYKSVVGQVSKLVAMPLPR; encoded by the coding sequence ATGAAACGATCACTCAAAGCCCTGACTCTGCTGGTCAGCGGGGCAATAACCGCAACGGCACCAGGGGTGGCCTGGTCGCAGGCGGCGCGCAGCTATATCAGCATCGTCGGCTCGTCCACCGTTTATCCGTTCGCGACGGTCGTTGCCGAGCGCTTCGGTGGTACCGGCAAGTACAAGACCCCCAAGGTCGAGTCCACCGGTTCCGGCGGCGGTATCAAGCTGTTCTGCGGCGGTGTCGGCGTGCAGTATCCGGATATCGCCAACAGTTCGCGAGCCATCAAGCCGGCCGAACTGAAGGATTGCGTCGCCCATGGCGTGAAGGACGTGATCGAGGTCAAGATCGGTTATGACGGCATCGTGCTCGCCGAGTCGGTGGCCGCACCCGGCCTGAATCTCACCATGCGCGATATCTGGCTCGCCCTCGCCAAACAGGTTCCAGACCCCAAGGGCAAGCAGACGCTCGTTGCGAACCCCTACAAGACGTGGAAGGACCTTAACCCGCAGCTTCCGGCCGAGGTCATCGAGGTTCTTGGTCCGCCACCGACCTCCGGTACGCGTGATGCCTTCGTGGAACTGGCCATGGAAGGTGGTTGCAAGTCCTTCCCGTGGATCAAGGCCATCAAGGAGCAGGACGAGAACCGCTTCAAGCAGATCTGCCACACCATGCGTGAGGATGGCCGTTTCATCGAGGCCGGTGAGAACGACAACCTGATCGTGCAGAAGCTGAAGGCGAACAGGAATGCGGTTGGAATTTTCGGTTACAGCTTTCTCGAGCAGAATTCCGACTCGGTGAAGGGCTCCCTGGTTGATGGTGTGGCGCCGACCTTCGAGAACATCGCAAGCGGCACCTATCCTGTATCGCGGCCACTGTTCTTTTACGTCAAGAAGGCACACATCGGTTCGATACCTGGCATCGCTGAGTACCTGAGGGAATTTACCAGCCTGAAAGCGATGGGCGAGGAGGGCTATCTCGCCGATCGCGGCCTCGTGCCGCTGTCGCCCGCAGAATACAAGTCGGTTGTCGGGCAGGTCAGCAAGCTGGTTGCCATGCCGTTGCCCAGGTAG
- the phoU gene encoding phosphate signaling complex protein PhoU, whose amino-acid sequence MESESFSHHISRRFNAELEHLRSEVLRMGGLVEQHLDTAVEAITSGDSEMGLRVSGDDFKINRLEVSIDEECSKLLATRMPAAADLRLIVTVIKIITDLERVGDEASKIGYLASHLAADRELYAPYSELKALGEHVQTMLHDALDAFSRMDVDDALAVIEEDKLVDEEYDQITRQCIALMMEDPRTIRRFMDVTWAARALERIGDHAKNIGEYVVYLVHGRDIRHTEREVVRQELDAARADRTAGT is encoded by the coding sequence ATGGAATCCGAAAGTTTCAGTCATCATATTTCACGTCGTTTCAATGCGGAACTGGAGCATCTGCGCAGCGAGGTGCTGCGCATGGGCGGGCTGGTCGAGCAGCATCTGGATACTGCCGTGGAGGCGATCACCTCCGGCGACAGCGAGATGGGCCTGCGGGTTTCCGGTGACGACTTCAAGATCAACCGGCTCGAAGTGTCCATCGACGAAGAGTGCAGCAAGTTGCTGGCAACGCGCATGCCGGCGGCTGCGGATCTGCGGCTGATCGTCACGGTGATCAAGATCATCACCGATCTGGAGCGCGTCGGCGATGAGGCCTCGAAGATCGGCTACCTGGCCTCGCATCTGGCTGCGGATCGTGAACTCTATGCCCCGTACAGCGAGCTGAAGGCGCTTGGCGAACACGTACAGACCATGCTCCACGACGCCCTGGATGCGTTCTCGCGCATGGATGTCGACGATGCGCTGGCGGTCATCGAAGAAGACAAGCTGGTCGACGAGGAGTACGACCAGATCACCCGGCAGTGCATCGCCCTGATGATGGAAGACCCGAGAACCATCCGGAGGTTCATGGATGTGACCTGGGCAGCCCGTGCCCTTGAGCGTATCGGCGATCACGCCAAGAATATCGGCGAGTATGTGGTTTACCTGGTGCACGGCCGGGATATCCGTCATACGGAGCGTGAAGTGGTGCGCCAGGAGCTGGATGCAGCCAGGGCCGACCGTACGGCTGGCACCTGA
- the phoB gene encoding phosphate regulon transcriptional regulator PhoB — MSARRILLVEDELPIRQMIAFNLTRAGFEVDEAGDSASARRQIADLRPDLLLVDWMLPDSSGLELTRTLRREPANRDIPIIMLTARADERDRVLGLDSGADDYITKPFSPRELLSRVNAVLRRSAPAADEPLVAGELRLDPVSHRVYAGEREIGLGPTEYRLLKFLMENPDRVYSRTQVLDNVWGQNVYVEERTVDVHIRRLRQVLEDFAADHYVQTVRGAGYRFSVC; from the coding sequence ATGAGCGCACGCAGGATATTGCTGGTCGAGGACGAACTGCCGATCCGGCAGATGATCGCGTTCAACCTGACGCGTGCCGGATTTGAAGTCGATGAAGCTGGCGATTCGGCGAGCGCCCGCAGGCAGATTGCGGATTTGCGTCCGGACCTGCTCCTCGTGGACTGGATGCTGCCTGACTCGAGCGGCCTTGAGCTGACCCGCACCCTGCGGCGTGAACCGGCCAACCGGGATATTCCGATCATCATGTTGACGGCCCGGGCCGACGAGCGCGACCGTGTGCTCGGGCTCGACAGCGGCGCCGACGATTACATCACCAAGCCGTTTTCACCACGCGAACTCCTGTCACGGGTCAATGCCGTGCTGCGCCGTTCGGCACCGGCGGCGGATGAGCCGCTGGTGGCCGGTGAGCTGCGCCTGGATCCGGTCAGCCATCGCGTGTATGCGGGCGAGCGCGAGATCGGCCTCGGGCCGACCGAATACCGCTTGCTGAAATTCCTGATGGAAAATCCCGATCGCGTCTACAGCCGCACGCAGGTGCTCGACAATGTCTGGGGCCAGAACGTTTATGTCGAGGAACGTACGGTCGACGTGCACATCCGTCGCCTTCGCCAGGTACTCGAGGACTTTGCTGCAGACCATTACGTGCAGACTGTCCGTGGTGCCGGTTACCGTTTTTCGGTCTGCTGA
- a CDS encoding DUF1838 family protein, translating into MHTPVTRRSFTAGLGLLALGTTSDALPGVAGSPPARAPDLTLPENNLRALVRMTASLGERDVPWWYDGTILGVVPGEHPRPLVKFQGMELYWMRHLPDGAYELIGNTLTFFHDVETGAPLSEFKNPYTGAINQVVPAVQGGGAGRGFNYSVKGIRFTRMLEQLPEEPLILDWTFARDMVWLHNWTRYPPGMSPPRWQQQTMFASQKDFLNTRLDSVPVVFGSTVHMPWLKWMDMGDRPGHIVWHAGGAKLRSIDELPADYRKRAEQEYPAMLTVNPARGATA; encoded by the coding sequence ATGCATACACCGGTCACCCGCCGATCCTTCACTGCCGGTCTGGGTCTGCTGGCCCTCGGTACCACCAGCGATGCGTTGCCCGGTGTGGCGGGCAGTCCGCCGGCACGTGCGCCGGACCTCACGCTGCCGGAGAACAACCTGCGCGCCCTGGTGCGCATGACGGCGAGCCTCGGGGAACGCGACGTGCCGTGGTGGTATGACGGCACGATCCTCGGTGTGGTGCCCGGCGAGCATCCGCGGCCGCTCGTGAAATTCCAGGGCATGGAACTCTACTGGATGCGTCATCTGCCGGACGGCGCCTACGAGCTGATCGGCAATACGCTGACCTTTTTTCACGATGTCGAAACCGGTGCGCCGCTGTCAGAGTTCAAGAACCCCTATACCGGAGCCATCAACCAGGTTGTGCCAGCTGTGCAGGGTGGCGGGGCAGGTCGCGGTTTCAACTATTCGGTGAAAGGGATCCGCTTCACCCGCATGCTCGAGCAGCTGCCGGAAGAGCCGCTGATCCTCGACTGGACCTTCGCGCGCGACATGGTCTGGCTGCACAACTGGACGCGTTATCCGCCCGGCATGTCGCCACCCCGCTGGCAGCAGCAGACGATGTTTGCCAGTCAGAAGGATTTCCTGAATACGCGGCTCGACAGCGTGCCGGTCGTGTTCGGTTCGACGGTACACATGCCGTGGCTCAAATGGATGGATATGGGTGACCGGCCGGGTCACATCGTCTGGCATGCGGGTGGCGCGAAGCTCCGCTCGATCGACGAGTTGCCGGCCGACTATCGAAAGCGCGCCGAGCAGGAATATCCGGCCATGCTGACGGTCAATCCGGCCCGGGGTGCGACGGCATAA